In Bombina bombina isolate aBomBom1 chromosome 6, aBomBom1.pri, whole genome shotgun sequence, a single genomic region encodes these proteins:
- the CDKN2AIPNL gene encoding CDKN2AIP N-terminal-like protein: MAAKFVKRFQSYSESDKQWRAREEFLLRNLDDFQGENEMDLLLALSMVWANHVFMGCRYSDQLLERVMSMAEGIEVEDAPHFTTRDDIMKQRR; encoded by the exons ATGGCGGcgaagtttgtgaaaaggtttcaGAGTTATTCCGAAAGTGATAAGCAGTGGCGTGCTAGAGAAGAGTTTCTGCTCCGGAATTTGGATGATTTCCAGGGGGAAAACGAAATGGACCTGTTGCTGGCTTTGTCTATGGTTTGGGCGAACCATGTCTTCATGGGCTGCCG CTATAGTGATCAACTTTTGGAAAGAGTGATGAGTATGGCTGAAGGCATAGAAGTAGAAGATGCTCCACACTTTACCACTAGAGATGACATAATgaaacag cgTCGCTAG